The Ziziphus jujuba cultivar Dongzao chromosome 1, ASM3175591v1 genome segment cacaataggtgatgaatgtcctattgataagtcaaactaaaacacttgatttctattaagtgttttaggtgttcaaagaaaacaaaaacaattcttctcacaaataatttttaaataatatataagctgctttctcattaaaaaataagcctttagataggctttgaatgaacaaaataaaaccctaaaagactaGGTAAAAACCGGCCAAGTGTTTAGGAAACTAAGGTGTGGGtaaattttttcctcctttcctaatctaatttagtttaattaattcctaaattttaaaatagaaattaattattttacaatcaaataataaagtatcaactttcctaagttaatttgttcagcaaataaaatattatttcctaaaacaaaagtcaaatgttcaaattaagaaattagttgactagttgacaactaaacTGTTTTTATCGAATTATCGCCTAGTTTAGGTTTCAAATCAGCTCCTATATactatgtaggatgccaaataagattaatattGGCTCCTATACATtacctttgattggaataagtcaaacttgcttgatcaacaaaagaagtcaaagtcagcgccaAATTGGACAATTTGCGGCCAAATGGAGTCTTGTGCGCAAATGTGATGTTTGGACTAtcttgcttctgccttgacatgatttcatggtctctTGGAGTGCTTAATTTCATTCATAAGTCAACAAATTAATTCTTTGCTACCCAAGATctatagatgcaccaaaacagcttacTAGGTTCATTTCCGCCTACGTAACTTGGACGCATAAGATAggctttggatctttgggtattgtcatgccctcctAAATTTGAATCACACCTTGTATAAAGCTAAACAGgttgtccttgaatctcttagcttgtgctctCGTGATTGCTTTCGTCTGCATTTGTATAGGGTCAGCACTCCAACGGATAGTCGGTTATACGGGTATGGGCGGATTCTCATAATTCCCAATTtactagaaaataaaatataaatttcatttacaccTTTTTGGatgtactattatttatttagatcccaattttttaaaaaatcatcattagcttttctttaattttctctatatatatatatataaacaattttattttttatttttgctatttttattagttaattttaataattaaaggttaaaaaagttaaaaattcatatttatgattgtttaatattataaaaatacaatttaggCTTTTAATCTATACGAATGGATAAATCAgccttttttaataatttaaaaaattaaaaagagataaataataatttttcaaaattatggaatttaagTAATTTATAACAAAAAGGAATGATGTAAATACAATTTTGCTcttagataaataataaaaaataacaagaatatattatatatgccaaaatcaattaataactttcatatgaatataaaaacgaaaaaaaattaataacttttataTCAGTGGCTAGATTAAAAGGCTAGATTTAATATCACCAGATAGTTGTCGATATTAGCTAGAATTGAGAGTACAATAGGCAAGATTTAACGATATTTTACAACATCATCACCAATCTTATCGATCGCCATATGTGTAGGATCTGCGTTGTGCGTTGGCTAAAGCCGAGTGCAGAAGTTAACATTAAGATGAAAAACCCAACAATTTAGGCAGCTTGGGCCGTTGAGTTTGGGCCATATTAGAAAATGTTTGGGCTTTATTTGAATCATGaagttttgacttttaaattaaatatgttaaaaacCTTTTTTAAAACCCAAGCTTacttagaaaaattattttatatatatatatatatatatatatatatatattttggcaaaTATGGACTaacgttttttaaaaaaattgtcagattttttttttttaaaataaattaatcataaaaattttaacttgaGAACAAacataataatactaaaaaaaaatatatatatatatttttttatatatagatatacaaatGAAAGATGTGAAATGTAtgcttcaaataataatttttttttttaaaaaaaatatgttttaaaatttagtttttgtttatttatttttcaaaaagtatttgaaaagttaattttttttttttgaaaaattagttaTATGGCTAAGTAAtggtataaataatttaaaagcttAATACTTTTCTTGATTAATAATAAGGTAAACTCTttaaaatgaaagtaaaatGGTTACAACTCGTAGTGGCAGCTTAAATGGTAGAGCATTATATGAAAGTAAAATGGttgttttgaaataataataataataataataataataaatttttattttctttttatcatattatcatTGGAATTggtatgaatttatttattatttattcgttattttataaagtttattgATTGTAAACAAATGAGCACCTAAAATTGAGTTTTTGTTAAAGAAGATTCtctcattattttaaaatagaagaATTGGAGATATGGTTAGGGGTGGGTATGAATTGGATTGGTttggttttggaccgaaatacaatccaatctaTACTTATCAGTTTTCCTAATATGTAATCCAAACtaaaccattaaaatattaaatccaagcCGAAACAAACCATTTATTATCGGTtttgtttggattggttgatcgatTTGAAAtctactaatttataaatatataatacaaacaaaagaatttttaaatataaaatataaataataaattataattatctaaacataaaatataattagaataatacaacatagtttacaatggaaaataaagaaaaaaatatagtaaatgatacacatcatgcacttatcaAGTAGCAAGCATTAATGCCATTATCTCACtcctacaaaatcaaattaaaattattagaataaataatgtaaaataatacattcatcaaaattcattcactcaagaattgatttgggatttggagatgtgaaaaaatatatattaaaaattgatatataaaaatggaaaaaaaaagttaaaaattaatatataaaaataaaaaaatattaaaatttatatataaaaataaaaaaatatataattttttaattatataatatattatttggattgtattgaatttatatttccaatcaaatctatataatttataatattttaaatctaatctaatccaattaatataaaaatctaatccaaatcattaaaaatggattggattgaatGGATTGAACGaattgaatttcattttatgGTGGAATAACGATACCTGATTAGGCCAGGCATACTCGCATCACGCGGCCACAAAGAACGTACACGGAAAGGAAGAAGCCGCGTGGGGTAGGGAATAATTGTTAGACTCAGAAACCCAATTTACAAGGCGCCAAAATCTATTCCTCCTCCTTTCCTTCCTTTCTCCTTCCTTCCTTCCTTCCTTCCTTCCTTCAcccttctatttatttatttatttttcaaaagctcAGCATCACAGGCGCTATACTCCGTCTCTCACTCATTCACTGGTTGAGTGGTGTTGATTTCTCAGCTTCACAATTCCACCAAATCCCTCTCACTCTCTCATTTCAATTCAAACAAACAGCTCCTTATTGGTACCTCCAGCTcttgttatttttggattttgcaTTAATAGATTTCTTATTTGTCAAAGGTATACATCTAAACTATGAGAATGTGTTTAATATAAGATATTGAATTTCCAAATGTGCTATTTTTAACTCTTTATTACCTCCAATCTAATTCTGCTTCCTTTAAAAAAACCactgctttttatttatttatttaattattctgaATCGTCGTTGTTTTATATGAGTTTATAGTTTCATTTTTGAAGTGGGTTTCATTGGTCATTACCGTTTCTGAGCTTCAGGATCTAAAAATGGCTATTTTTCTTCTgggcatatatttttttttcattgtcttTATCTCTAATGAATTTTGGATTGAGTGTCCGTTGagaaaattgttataaaaggGCAGCACACCCCATCCATCTGATGCTGCGATACAGTTTCTTTAGGAAAAATATGTTATCAGTCGTGTAGTATAATCGGTTAAATATACTTGGGTTTTTACCAGATCGCCCATTCTAGGCTTGGCCTAAGCTTGAGTAttgcttgatttttttttatgatccaTATGTAAACAGACAGAGAACATGATAATATCTTGCGTGCTTTTTACTGTttaatttattagtattattattattaattcttcTTTGGTTTTCTGTTCTCTCAATTGATCCTTtattgctttttctttctttgggttGTTTCTACTCTATCTGCAAGTTTTCTTGAACATCATCTAAACCATGTCTGAATCATGCAATTtacagaggaaaaaaaaaaaaaaaaacattgcatGATCTCCTTTACAGCTTTATATCTGTTGGATAGCTATAATTAATTTAGTCAATATAGGTAAATGTGCACCTTCATAGTCAACATAactaataattttgtatttcttAGTTTGCTGGAAACAAGATATTGTATTTGTGTTTTCAAGTGGTTGTCAACATATATTATTCATTGATTCCTAGTTAGATTAACTTTGATTTAAGTTATTGCTGAAacatttcactttttttttttttttttgtgtaatattttagtaatagaTGCCTTTCTATTGTTTTAATCTCCTCTGAGTTCCAAGTTATTGaatgaattattaatttgaacatAATTTATTGACCCTTCTTGTTCTCAATGTTCagtaacatatattttatggaAGCATCTGGTTTGAACACATCAGAATATAGTGATGAAGAAAAGGTGTTGAAGAGTTTGCTTGATGCATTTGGTTCTGCATTTTCTCTTGATGAAATAGCTTCTGCTTACTGTAAAGCAGGCCGGAATGCAGATTCGGCTGGTGAAATTCTGTATGAAATGCAGGGAAGCAAGGCTACATTTACCACCCATACATTCAGTGGTGAGTCAAGGGAAAAAGAATCTACAGACTCATCCTATGGTAATGTTGCTGGGCAGTCATGTGAACTGAATGTAAATTCCGTAGCTTCGAAGCAAAAACaccgtgctgcttcaattggtATAGTTTCAAGCATTATTGATAAAGATTATGTTCGAGGGACACATTCAATAAATGGGTCTTGTAATGCAACTAGACCGTTGAGAAAGAACTCTAAGGTATTGCCAGTATCTGAACTTTGTGTTAAAGAAGATAACTCAAATTCTGCAAGGGATGATTGTCTGCACCGGGATATGGAAGAATTTCTCTTCAAAATGCTTGGAGATGGATTTAAGCTAGAAAGGGGTGTGATTCGAGAAATTCTTGGTAAGCCAGTTTTTTTGTGCCAAAAACTAATTTCTTTCAGGCTTTGAATTTACaatctaaatatgaaaaatacttATGGAAATCTTCATGCTATCCCATTCAGATTTGTCTTCTCAACCATCTTTTAGTTTCAGTTAGatttatatcatatatttaaTGCAAATACGAGAATGCCTTTTTGCAGAAAATCTCtctgttcttttgtttttgttttcactcctctttttttttttttttttttttattggatcatttttttattttagtctaaTGATGTTTCCCCTGTTTTTTTGTTCTTACTTCATACTAGTTAACTATTCTCCACTTGATGTGGGATCATTATTTATAACGTTTATTCTTGAAAATTTTAGTttgtttacattttttaaatcaGGACACCATATATAACTTTACTATGTCGGGAAACATGCCGCCTACAGGTGCTAACTTTACATACCGTTCGTTTTTCTTCCTGTAAAGTAACAAAAACAGTTGCTGCTAAATACTTCACTCTTTTGTGGTATAAAAGTTAGTTTTTTAGAAATGAGAATTGATCAGATAAGCTACAAGTTGAAGTGTTTTATTTGAGACAGAATTTGGTTGTGAAACTTTGGACCTAAATATCCACTTGTCAtctaccaaataaaaaactgtCTTTCTGGAAACAGTTTGTGTTATGGGGAAACAGTTTTGTGTTATGGTCTCTTAGTTAAGTGCTTTGCCTTTTAGATTATAGTTAGATTGATGCCACGGTcacaatttgaatttatttatgctGATCAAGGTTTATGTTGAACATGCAGATACTTGTGGATACAATATGCAGAAGGTACAATTATTCTCTCTTCAATATCAAGGCTCATTATGGATTTTATTGTAGTCCATAatgtcattttattttgttgtaactattatatagaaatttcaATGTAGTTTTCTTGAGTTGATGTATTTTAACTTTTGGAGGCTTCTTAAGCAGATATATAATATAcctatttcctttttatttggaCATTGGTGTTTTTTCGATTAATGTAATTGACATTAGTCATCTAAACGGAGCCAAAGGCCTGGATAGCCTTTTTGCAGAAACATCCTTTTAGGAATGTTCGATTAAATCCTTATCACTAATGGCATACATATGAGGCCCAGAATATGAAGTGGCCTTTGGCCAATGAGGTTCTCTAGCTTTGTAAAAGATAACATATAGAAGTTTAAAGGCTTTGATTTAGAGACATAGGCTGTAAACTAGGGAATGACTTGTTGGGACATTAAGTAGGAAATCATGTTATTTACTaacataatttcatttttccatTTACTTGACATTGTTAGGATCTACTCACATAATTCACTTTTCTAAGCTGCATTTCATTTTGCCATTCAGAGCATGGAGAAGCTACTTGATATTTCAGCTGCATCCTTGGAGAAAGGGAAGAAATTTGATAGTAAATCCAATAATGAGGTTAGTATGATGCCAAGCATTGATTGAAGCTAACAATGCACGCCTCCCAACAGGGGGAAAAACAGTATTTTGATCTTCTTAAAGACAATTAGTTCTGGCTTTTACCATTTTCCAAGCTATGGAATT includes the following:
- the LOC107423967 gene encoding putative nuclear RNA export factor SDE5 isoform X3 — protein: MEASGLNTSEYSDEEKVLKSLLDAFGSAFSLDEIASAYCKAGRNADSAGEILYEMQGSKATFTTHTFSGESREKESTDSSYGNVAGQSCELNVNSVASKQKHRAASIGIVSSIIDKDYVRGTHSINGSCNATRPLRKNSKVLPVSELCVKEDNSNSARDDCLHRDMEEFLFKMLGDGFKLERGVIREILDTCGYNMQKSMEKLLDISAASLEKGKKFDSKSNNEVLSSSKSEGPEKKHANYSRGNGDRVSNRRVELCTEQKEAIDLPREVLASLFNATERSDESPRGTVKAVKRSGAIGRVAVEPPEYSIVGCMRTPMCSQQHNEYDEEDSYQVLRRAVKEYRGMTKEYYKAAIDALTEGDHIRAGKLLEQGQFFHNKSYEADEKSNEMILETRSVY